A part of Streptomyces sp. NBC_01497 genomic DNA contains:
- a CDS encoding pilus assembly protein produces the protein MALRRTGAPAPRDPRATGATRQDGSQAGPRRDEGRGRPRRDDGQAALEYVGVVALLLFVAVAALQLGIAGYTVQQAGTGARAAARTATYRETEGDDYQAAGHAAISGWLSGGATFTAASTGTGITITARVHIPAIIPLLDLGYATRSVTMPLDRLPDHSPGATP, from the coding sequence ATGGCGCTTCGTAGGACCGGTGCCCCGGCGCCCCGCGACCCCCGCGCCACCGGTGCCACCCGCCAAGATGGCAGCCAGGCCGGTCCCCGCCGCGACGAGGGCCGGGGCCGGCCCCGCCGCGACGACGGCCAGGCCGCCCTCGAATACGTGGGCGTCGTGGCCCTGTTGCTGTTCGTCGCCGTCGCCGCGCTCCAGCTCGGCATCGCCGGGTACACCGTGCAGCAGGCGGGCACCGGCGCGCGGGCCGCCGCCCGTACCGCCACCTACCGCGAGACCGAGGGGGACGACTACCAGGCGGCCGGGCACGCCGCCATCAGCGGCTGGCTCTCCGGCGGAGCCACGTTCACCGCCGCCTCCACCGGCACCGGGATCACCATCACGGCCCGCGTCCACATCCCCGCCATCATCCCGCTGCTGGACCTCGGCTACGCCACCCGCAGCGTCACCATGCCTCTCGACCGGCTGCCCGACCACAGCCCAGGAGCCACGCCATGA
- a CDS encoding TadE/TadG family type IV pilus assembly protein — MRTVRVRTAARAERTHAQAAARPSVGALGGPRAEPAREAPQPLTAPGSTAASGPPTRARRGGTPRREVLRDALRGDRGQAAIEFTGMIPVILATLALMWQAALVGYAFSLAGNAADEAAHAAAVGGDCAAAAQRAMPGAFHADPSCGGGTGAVTTAEVKVEIPVFFPGFNIPIDVTGHGAAVREDQHGAS; from the coding sequence ATGAGGACGGTACGGGTACGGACAGCGGCACGGGCCGAGCGGACGCATGCGCAGGCGGCGGCGCGGCCGTCGGTAGGGGCGCTGGGAGGGCCGCGTGCCGAGCCGGCACGTGAGGCCCCGCAGCCGCTGACGGCTCCCGGGTCCACCGCCGCGTCGGGGCCGCCCACGCGCGCGCGACGCGGTGGCACCCCGCGACGCGAGGTGCTGCGCGACGCGTTGCGCGGCGACCGGGGACAGGCCGCCATCGAGTTCACCGGCATGATCCCCGTCATCCTCGCGACCCTCGCCCTGATGTGGCAGGCGGCCCTCGTCGGTTACGCCTTCTCCCTCGCGGGCAACGCCGCCGACGAGGCGGCGCACGCCGCTGCCGTCGGCGGCGACTGCGCCGCCGCGGCGCAGCGCGCCATGCCCGGGGCCTTCCACGCCGACCCCAGCTGCGGCGGCGGGACCGGCGCGGTCACCACCGCCGAGGTGAAGGTCGAGATCCCGGTCTTCTTCCCGGGCTTCAACATCCCGATCGACGTCACGGGCCACGGCGCCGCCGTACGGGAGGACCAGCATGGCGCTTCGTAG
- a CDS encoding AAA family ATPase, with protein sequence MSTRILAAVAHPDAARALATLLSQLPDAEPAAPLADSTSLVDTLARLATEAVGELPEVVLVHERVGPVPALELVREITLRFPSVAVILITSEPGPGLFSAAMDAGARGLVTLPLSYEELAQRVQAAAAWSTGVRRHLGQGGVELYGGPGGRVVTVSGAKGGVGTTVVAVQLALAANASGMATALGDLDLQAGDVASYLDVQFRRSVVDLSAIQDISPRVLQDAVFQHHTGIGLLLAPADGERGEEINDRSVRQIVSALRNRYEIVVLDCGTQMNSANAAAIEMADTTVLLTTPDVVSVRAARRMVRLWDRLQIRKADQTVTVVNRHVRSSEIQPALVERITGTRVAKTVVPAHFKELQAAVDAGRMQDLEAKSTVKQALWSLAGELGIVRAPEGEDAGRSGRNGRGGKNGRNGRNGRGGTARGDRDAVALRHGRPTP encoded by the coding sequence ATGAGCACCCGCATCCTCGCGGCCGTCGCGCATCCGGACGCCGCCCGCGCCCTCGCCACGCTGCTCAGCCAGCTGCCCGACGCCGAACCCGCCGCGCCGCTCGCCGACTCCACCAGCCTCGTCGACACCCTCGCCCGGCTCGCCACCGAGGCGGTCGGCGAACTGCCCGAGGTCGTCCTCGTGCACGAGCGCGTCGGGCCGGTGCCCGCACTGGAACTCGTCCGGGAGATCACGCTGCGCTTCCCGTCCGTCGCGGTCATCCTGATCACCTCGGAACCGGGCCCCGGCCTGTTCTCCGCCGCCATGGACGCCGGCGCCCGGGGCCTCGTCACGCTCCCGCTGTCGTACGAGGAACTCGCGCAGCGCGTCCAGGCCGCCGCGGCCTGGTCGACGGGGGTGCGGCGGCACCTCGGGCAGGGCGGCGTCGAGCTGTACGGGGGTCCCGGCGGGCGGGTCGTCACCGTCAGCGGCGCGAAGGGCGGGGTGGGCACGACCGTCGTCGCGGTCCAGCTCGCGCTCGCCGCGAACGCGTCGGGCATGGCCACCGCGCTCGGGGACCTGGACCTCCAGGCCGGGGACGTCGCCTCGTACCTGGACGTGCAGTTCCGCAGATCGGTCGTGGACCTCTCCGCGATCCAGGACATCTCGCCGCGCGTCCTCCAGGACGCGGTGTTCCAGCACCACACCGGCATCGGGCTGCTGCTCGCCCCGGCCGACGGCGAGCGCGGCGAGGAGATCAACGACCGGTCCGTACGGCAGATCGTCAGCGCGCTGCGCAACCGGTACGAGATCGTCGTGCTCGACTGCGGCACCCAGATGAACAGCGCCAACGCCGCCGCCATCGAGATGGCCGACACCACCGTGCTGCTGACGACGCCCGACGTCGTCTCGGTCCGGGCGGCGCGGCGCATGGTCCGGCTCTGGGACCGGCTGCAGATCCGCAAGGCGGATCAGACCGTCACCGTCGTCAACCGGCATGTCCGCAGCTCGGAGATCCAGCCGGCGCTGGTCGAGCGGATCACCGGCACGCGCGTCGCGAAGACCGTGGTCCCCGCGCACTTCAAGGAACTCCAGGCCGCCGTCGACGCCGGCCGCATGCAGGACCTGGAGGCCAAGTCCACGGTGAAGCAGGCCCTGTGGTCCCTGGCGGGCGAACTCGGCATCGTCCGGGCGCCGGAAGGGGAGGATGCCGGCAGGAGCGGGCGCAACGGGCGGGGCGGCAAGAACGGCAGAAACGGCCGGAACGGGCGGGGCGGGACGGCACGGGGCGACCGGGACGCGGTCGCGCTGCGGCACGGACGTCCGACGCCGTGA